In Erinaceus europaeus chromosome 10, mEriEur2.1, whole genome shotgun sequence, one DNA window encodes the following:
- the SLC46A2 gene encoding solute carrier family 46 member 2, producing MGPGTTCPWKGSLSRLQVRTWIEPVVASNQVAASLYDAGLLLVVKASFGANTFSNNSSSSAPRGALEEQQQKAISNFYIVYHLVVGLTPLLSAYLLGWLSDRFHRKISICVSLLGFLLSRVGLLLKVLLDWPVEMLYGAAAVSGLCGGFSAFWSGVMALGSLHSSEGRRSVRLILIDLILGLAGFCGSMASGHLFQQMVGHSGQGLVLTVCSVSCAAFALFYSLFVLKVPESAAKSNQALAEVDAMSGISGTYRTLDPDRLDKPSMVGHQPSPGKGVPKKTILALLFVGAIIYDLAVVGTVEVMPLFVLREPLKWNQVQVGYGMAAGYTIFITSFLGVLVFSRCFLDTTMIMIGMVSFGSGALLLAFVKETYMFYIARAVMLFALIPITTIRSTMSKLIKGSSYGKVFVILQLSLALTGVVTSTVYNEIYQLTMEKFVGTCFALSSFLSFLAIVPISIVAYKQAWWLKYGDITEK from the exons ATGGGCCCCGGCACCACCTGCCCGTGGAAGGGGAGCCTGTCtcgcctgcaggtgagaacctggATCGAGCCCGTGGTGGCCTCGAACCAGGTGGCCGCCTCCCTCTACGATGCGGGGCTGCTTCTGGTGGTGAAAGCGTCCTTCGGGGCAAACACCTTCTCCAATAACAGCAGCAGTTCGGCGCCCCGGGGTGCTCTGGAGGAGCAGCAGCAGAAAGCCATCTCCAACTTCTATATCGTCTACCACCTGGTGGTGGGCCTGACGCCCCTGCTGTCTGCCTACCTGCTGGGCTGGCTCAGCGACCGCTTCCACCGCAAGATCTCCATCTGCGTGTCCCTGCTGGGCTTCCTGCTGTCCCGCGTTGGGCTGCTGCTCAAGGTGCTGCTGGACTGGCCGGTGGAGATGCTGTATGGAGCGGCGGCGGTGAGCGGGCTGTGCGGGGGCTTCTCGGCCTTCTGGTCGGGGGTCATGGCCCTGGGCTCCCTCCACTCGTCCGAGGGCCGCCGCTCAGTCCGCCTCATCCTCATTGACCTGATCCTGGGCTTGGCGGGATTCTGTGGGAGCATGGCCTCCGGGCATCTTTTCCAGCAGATGGTTGGGCACTCCGGGCAGGGCCTGGTGCTAACAGTCTGCAGCGTGAGCTGCGCTGCTTTTGCCCTTTTCTACAGCCTCTTCGTGCTGAAGGTTCCCGAGTCAGCTGCCAAGTCCAACCAGGCCCTCGCTGAAGTGGACGCCATGTCTGGCATATCTGGCACATATCGCACCCTGGATCCTGATCGGCTAGACAAGCCAAGTATGGTAGGGCATCAGCCATCTCCTGGAAAAGGAGTGCCCAAAAAGACCATTCTTGCCCTGCTATTTGTGGGTGCCATCATATATGACCTGGCAGTGGTGGGCACTGTAGAAGTGATGCCCCTGTTTGTGCTAAGGGAACCTCTCAAATGGAACCAAGTTCAGGTGGGCTATGGCATGGCTGCAGGATACACCATCTTTATCACCAGCTTCCTGGGTGTCCTGGTCTTCTCCCGCTGTTTCCTTGACACCACCATGATCATGATTGGGATGGTCTCCTTTGGGTCAGGAGCCCTCCTCTTGGCTTTTGTGAAAGAGACATACATGTTCTACATAG CTCGTGCTGTCATGCTCTTCGCTCTAATCCCAATTACAACCATCCGGTCAACAATGTCTAAACTCATCAAGGGTTCTTCCTATG ggaaggtGTTTGTCATCCTGCAGCTGTCCCTGGCTCTGACTGGGGTAGTAACATCCACAGTGTATAATGAGATTTATCAACTCACCATGGAAAAGTTCGTGGGAACCTGTTtcgctctctcctcctttctgtccttcCTAGCCATTGTCCCAATCAG